The following coding sequences are from one Poecilia reticulata strain Guanapo linkage group LG18, Guppy_female_1.0+MT, whole genome shotgun sequence window:
- the LOC103480306 gene encoding heterogeneous nuclear ribonucleoproteins C1/C2 isoform X1, which yields MDWSSSSTSSSMASSNVTNKNDPHSLNSRVFVGNLNTLLVTKADVEAIFSKYGKIVGCSIHKGYAFVQYSNERNARAAVAGENGRMIVGQVLDINLAGEPKPRRSKTVKRSAGDMYSSSFDLDYDFQRDYYDRMYPYQSRVPPPTPPPLSRAVVPSKRPRVSLSSGGSRRIKTAFSSTSSKSSQRASHTMRTDVLQTIKRELTQIKHKVDYLLDSLEHMEKDHSKKSEIKSSKPEPGEVSPLHSSTSSKKEGSLKRARGSQEMDDSEEDGDLLEEEDEVKSRGRDEDDGEQEEGEDDGDSTNEDES from the exons ATGGA CTGGTCGTCGTCCTCCACCTCCAGCTCCATGGCGAGCAGCAACGTGACCAACAAGAACGACCCCCACTCCCTGAACTCCCGAGTCTTCGTCGGCAACCTCAACACCTTACTGGTCACCAAGGCCGACGTGGAGGCCATCTTCTCCAAGTATGGCAAGATCGTCGGCTGCTCCATCCACAAGGGTTACGCCTTCGTGCAGTACTCCAATGAGAGGAACGCCAGGGCTGCTGTGGCTGGGGAGAATGGCCGGATGATTGTCGGTCAGGTGTTAG ACATTAACCTGGCAGGTGAGCCAAAGCCTCGCCGATCGAAGACGGTGAAACGATCAGCAGGAGACATGTACAG TTCATCTTTTGATTTGGATTATGATTTCCAAAGAGATTACTATGACAG AATGTACCCATACCAGTCTCGGGTGCCTCCTCCCACCCCACCTCCTCTGTCACGTGCCGTGGTCCCCTCGAAGCGCCCCAGGGTGAGTCTGAGTAGCGGGGGAAGCCGAAGGATTAAGACTGCCTTTTCCTCAACCTCCTCCAAGAGCAGCCAGAGGGCCTCCCACACAA TGAGGACGGACGTTTTACAGACCATCAAGAGAGAGCTGACACAGATTAAGCATAAGGTGGACTACCTGCTGGACAGCTTGGAGCACATGGAGAAGGACCACAGTAAGAAGTCGG AGATTAAAAGCTCCAAGCCAGAACCCGGCGAGGTGTCTCCGCTCCACTCATCTACTTCCAGCAAGAAGGAGGGTAGCCTGAAGAGAGCCAGAGGGAGCCAGGAGATGGACGACTCGGAGGAGGACGGAGACCtgctggaggaagaggatgag GTGAAAAGCAGAGGGCGAGACGAGGACGACGGCGagcaggaggaaggagaggacgACGGCGACAGCACCAACGAAGACGAGTCCTGA
- the LOC103480306 gene encoding heterogeneous nuclear ribonucleoproteins C1/C2 isoform X2: MASSNVTNKNDPHSLNSRVFVGNLNTLLVTKADVEAIFSKYGKIVGCSIHKGYAFVQYSNERNARAAVAGENGRMIVGQVLDINLAGEPKPRRSKTVKRSAGDMYSSSFDLDYDFQRDYYDRMYPYQSRVPPPTPPPLSRAVVPSKRPRVSLSSGGSRRIKTAFSSTSSKSSQRASHTMRTDVLQTIKRELTQIKHKVDYLLDSLEHMEKDHSKKSEIKSSKPEPGEVSPLHSSTSSKKEGSLKRARGSQEMDDSEEDGDLLEEEDEVKSRGRDEDDGEQEEGEDDGDSTNEDES; the protein is encoded by the exons ATGGCGAGCAGCAACGTGACCAACAAGAACGACCCCCACTCCCTGAACTCCCGAGTCTTCGTCGGCAACCTCAACACCTTACTGGTCACCAAGGCCGACGTGGAGGCCATCTTCTCCAAGTATGGCAAGATCGTCGGCTGCTCCATCCACAAGGGTTACGCCTTCGTGCAGTACTCCAATGAGAGGAACGCCAGGGCTGCTGTGGCTGGGGAGAATGGCCGGATGATTGTCGGTCAGGTGTTAG ACATTAACCTGGCAGGTGAGCCAAAGCCTCGCCGATCGAAGACGGTGAAACGATCAGCAGGAGACATGTACAG TTCATCTTTTGATTTGGATTATGATTTCCAAAGAGATTACTATGACAG AATGTACCCATACCAGTCTCGGGTGCCTCCTCCCACCCCACCTCCTCTGTCACGTGCCGTGGTCCCCTCGAAGCGCCCCAGGGTGAGTCTGAGTAGCGGGGGAAGCCGAAGGATTAAGACTGCCTTTTCCTCAACCTCCTCCAAGAGCAGCCAGAGGGCCTCCCACACAA TGAGGACGGACGTTTTACAGACCATCAAGAGAGAGCTGACACAGATTAAGCATAAGGTGGACTACCTGCTGGACAGCTTGGAGCACATGGAGAAGGACCACAGTAAGAAGTCGG AGATTAAAAGCTCCAAGCCAGAACCCGGCGAGGTGTCTCCGCTCCACTCATCTACTTCCAGCAAGAAGGAGGGTAGCCTGAAGAGAGCCAGAGGGAGCCAGGAGATGGACGACTCGGAGGAGGACGGAGACCtgctggaggaagaggatgag GTGAAAAGCAGAGGGCGAGACGAGGACGACGGCGagcaggaggaaggagaggacgACGGCGACAGCACCAACGAAGACGAGTCCTGA